The following are from one region of the Arachis duranensis cultivar V14167 chromosome 10, aradu.V14167.gnm2.J7QH, whole genome shotgun sequence genome:
- the LOC107468562 gene encoding uncharacterized protein LOC107468562 produces the protein MASLDQEIAKTQEERKKTEQQLASLTSLTFDTDLYGGSDKGSYLTSIPANEDEENIDAMDNEVARKVASYTAPKSLLKEMPGGDDSDAGLGFRKPQKIIDREGEYHQRRLKQFISPERHDPFSAGEKTPDPSVRTYADVMREQALKREKEETLKAIAKKKKEEEEAAKAAPPQAAPAQQQQQQQQKRRNRWDQSQDEGGAAKKSKTSDWDMPDTTPGRWDATPTPGRVTDATPGRRNRWDETPTPGRLVDSDATPAGGVTPGATPAGMTWDATPKLSGMATPTPKRQGSRWDETPATMGSATPLPGATPAAAYTPGVTPAGGFGLATPTPGQLRGSVTPEQYNLLRWERDIEERNRPLTDEELDAMFPQEGYKILEPPASYVPIRTPARKLLATPTPMGTPLYQIPEENRGQQFDVPKEAPGGLPFMKPEDYQYFGALLNEENEEELSPDEQKERKIMKLLLKVKNGTPPQRKTALRQLTDKAREFGAGPLFNRILPLLMQPTLEDQERHLLVKVIDRVLYKLDELVRPYVHKILVVIEPLLIDVDYYARVEGREIISNLSKAAGLATMIAAMRPDIDNIDEYVRNTTARAFSVVASALGIPALLPFLKAVCQSKKSWQARHTGIKIVQQIAILIGCAVLPHLRSLVEIIEHGLNDENQKVRTITALSLAALAEAAAPYGIESFDSVLKPLWKGIRQHRGKVLAAFLKAIGFIIPLMEALYASYYTKEVMLILIREFQSPDEEMKKIVLKVVKQCVSTEGVEADYIRNDILPEFFRNFWVRRMALDRRNYKQLVETTVEIANKVGVADIVGRIVEDLKDESEPYRRMVMETIEKVVTNLGSSDIDARLEELLIDGILYAFQEQTSDDANVMLNGFGAVVNSLGQRVKPYLPQICGTIKWRLNNKSAKVRQQAADLISRIAVVMKQCHEEQLMGHLGVVLYEYLGEEYPEVLGSILGALKSIVNVIGMTKMTPPIKDLLPRLTPILKNRHEKVQENCIDLVGRIADRGAEFVPAREWMRICFELLEMLKAHKKGIRRATVNTFGYIAKAIGPQDVLATLLNNLKVQERQNRVCTTVAIAIVAETCSPFTVLPALMNEYRVPELNVQNGVLKSLSFLFEYIGEMGKDYIYAVTPLLEDALMDRDLVHRQTAASAVKHMALGVAGLGCEDALVHLLNYVWPNIFETSPHVINAVMEAIEGMRVALGAAVILNYCLQGLFHPARKVREVYWKIYNSLYIGAQDALVAAYPILEDEQNNVYSRPELMMFV, from the coding sequence ATGGCGTCTTTGGATCAAGAGATTGCAAAGACGCAGGAAGAGCGCAAGAAGACGGAGCAGCAACTCGCATCCCTCACTTCTCTCACCTTCGACACTGACCTCTATGGCGGTTCCGACAAGGGCTCCTACCTCACCTCAATCCCTGCCAACGAAGATGAAGAGAATATCGATGCCATGGATAACGAGGTTGCCCGCAAGGTTGCTTCCTATACTGCCCCCAAATCTCTGCTCAAGGAGATGCCCGGTGGTGATGACAGCGACGCCGGATTGGGGTTCAGGAAGCCGCAGAAGATTATCGACAGGGAGGGTGAGTACCACCAAAGGAGGCTCAAGCAGTTCATCTCGCCGGAGCGCCACGATCCCTTCTCTGCTGGCGAGAAGACACCGGACCCCTCCGTCAGGACCTACGCCGATGTCATGAGGGAGCAGGCGCTGAAGAGGGAGAAGGAGGAGACCTTGAAGGCCATTgctaagaagaagaaggaagaggaggaggctGCTAAGGCGGCGCCTCCACAGGCTGCACCGGCGCAgcaacagcaacagcaacagCAGAAGCGGAGGAACAGGTGGGACCAGTCACAAGATGAGGGTGGTGCTGCAAAGAAGTCGAAAACCTCGGATTGGGATATGCCGGACACAACTCCGGGGAGGTGGGATGCCACCCCTACCCCGGGGAGGGTGACTGACGCGACTCCAGGAAGGAGGAACAGATGGGATGAGACTCCTACGCCTGGGAGGTTGGTGGACTCAGATGCAACACCTGCTGGTGGTGTTACCCCTGGTGCTACGCCTGCTGGGATGACTTGGGATGCTACCCCTAAGCTCTCTGGCATGGCTACCCCAACCCCGAAGAGGCAGGGTTCTAGGTGGGATGAAACTCCTGCTACTATGGGCAGCGCAACCCCTTTGCCCGGTGCTACCCCTGCGGCTGCTTATACCCCTGGTGTGACCCCTGCTGGTGGGTTTGGACTGGCCACTCCAACCCCCGGGCAATTGCGTGGTTCTGTGACCCCGGAGCAGTATAATTTGTTGAGGTGGGAGAGGGATATTGAGGAGAGGAATAGGCCTTTGACTGATGAGGAGCTTGATGCCATGTTTCCTCAAGAAGGGTATAAGATTTTGGAGCCACCTGCTTCATATGTGCCTATTAGGACCCCTGCGAGGAAGCTTCTCGCCACGCCTACTCCGATGGGGACTCCTCTTTATCAGATCCCCGAGGAGAACCGTGGTCAGCAGTTTGACGTTCCTAAGGAGGCACCTGGTGGGCTGCCATTCATGAAACCCGAGGATTACCAGTATTTTGGTGCTTTGTTGAatgaagagaatgaagaggagTTGTCACCTGATGAGCAGAAAGAGAGGAAGATCATGAAACTTCTGCTCAAGGTAAAGAATGGAACGCCCCCTCAAAGGAAAACAGCTCTAAGACAGCTCACTGATAAGGCTCGTGAGTTTGGTGCTGGGCCGTTGTTTAACAGGATTTTGCCTCTGCTCATGCAACCTACACTGGAGGACCAAGAGAGGCACTTGTTGGTTAAGGTAATTGATAGGGTTTTGTATAAATTGGATGAATTGGTTCGCCCTTATGTGCATAAGattcttgttgtgattgaaCCTTTGTTGATTGATGTAGACTACTATGCCCGTGTGGAGGGGAGAGAAATCATCTCTAACCTTAGTAAGGCTGCTGGTTTGGCCACTATGATTGCAGCCATGCGACCTGATATTGATAACATCGATGAATATGTTAGGAACACTACTGCTAGGGCTTTTAGTGTTGTTGCTTCAGCTCTTGGTATTCCTGCGCTCTTGCCCTTTTTGAAGGCTGTCTGTCAAAGTAAGAAATCATGGCAGGCTCGGCACACGGGGATTAAGATTGTTCAACAGATTGCTATTTTAATTGGTTGTGCAGTTTTGCCACATTTGAGATCCCTTGTGGAAATTATTGAGCATGGTCTGAATGATGAGAATCAGAAAGTGAGAACCATCACTGCTTTGTCTCTTGCTGCTCTTGCAGAGGCTGCAGCTCCTTATGGTATTGAAAGTTTTGACTCTGTGTTGAAGCCACTATGGAAGGGTATCAGGCAACACCGTGGTAAGGTGTTGGCTGCATTTTTGAAGGCCATTGGTTTTATCATTCCATTGATGGAAGCTCTATATGCCAGTTACTATACTAAGGAAGTGATGCTTATTCTGATTCGTGAATTCCAGTCACCTGATGAGGAAATGAAGAAAATTGTTCTGAAAGTGGTGAAGCAATGTGTGAGCACCGAGGGTGTGGAGGCGGATTATATTAGAAATGATATCCTCCCTGAGTTTTTCAGGAATTTCTGGGTTAGGAGGATGGCTCTGGATAGAAGAAATTATAAGCAACTTGTTGAGACTACTGTAGAGATTGCTAATAAAGTTGGTGTTGCTGATATTGTTGGAAGGATAGTTGAGGATCTTAAAGATGAGAGTGAACCTTACAGGCGAATGGTTATGGAGACTATTGAGAAGGTGGTCACGAACTTGGGATCATCTGATATAGATGCAAGGTTAGAAGAGCTTCTCATTGATGGTATTCTATACGCATTCCAAGAGCAGACCAGTGATGATGCTAATGTGATGCTTAATGGGTTTGGTGCTGTTGTGAACTCCCTTGGGCAGAGAGTGAAACCTTATCTTCCTCAGATTTGTGGTACCATCAAATGGCGTTTAAACAACAAGAGTGCAAAGGTGAGACAGCAAGCAGCAGACCTTATTTCAAGGATTGCTGTTGTTATGAAGCAGTGCCATGAGGAACAACTGATGGGCCATCTTGGTGTTGTGTTGTATGAATATTTGGGAGAGGAATATCCCGAAGTTCTTGggtcaattttgggagctctcAAGTCAATCGTCAATGTTATTGGTATGACGAAGATGACTCCACCTATCAAAGATTTGCTTCCCAGGTTGACACCAATTTTGAAGAATAGGCATGAGAAAGTGCAGGAAAATTGTATTGATCTTGTGGGGAGAATTGCTGACCGTGGTGCAGAGTTTGTGCCAGCTAGAGAATGGATGAGGATCTGTTTTGAGCTTCTTGAGATGCTGAAGGCACACAAGAAGGGAATTCGAAGGGCGACTGTGAACACTTTTGGTTATATTGCAAAAGCCATTGGTCCACAGGATGTCTTGGCAACTCTTCTGAATAACCTCAAGGTGCAGGAGAGGCAGAACCGTGTCTGCACTACTGTGGCAATTGCAATAGTTGCAGAGACGTGCTCGCCTTTCACAGTGTTACCTGCTTTGATGAATGAGTACCGTGTGCCAGAGCTCAATGTGCAAAATGGTGTCCTCAAGTCACTCTCTTTCCTCTTTGAATACATTGGTGAAATGGGAAAGGACTACATCTATGCTGTGACTCCATTGCTTGAGGATGCTCTCATGGACAGAGATTTGGTTCATAGGCAGACGGCGGCTTCTGCTGTGAAGCACATGGCGCTGGGAGTAGCTGGATTGGGTTGTGAGGATGCTCTAGTTCATTTGCTGAACTATGTCTGGCCAAACATTTTCGAAACCTCTCCTCACGTGATCAACGCTGTGATGGAAGCCATTGAAGGGATGAGGGTAGCCTTGGGTGCTGCCGTTATTCTCAACTACTGCCTCCAAGGGCTGTTCCACCCAGCAAGAAAGGTTAGGGAAGTGTATTGGAAGATCTATAACTCACTGTACATCGGAGCTCAGGATGCTCTTGTAGCTGCATACCCCATCTTGGAGGATGAGCAGAACAATGTGTACAGCAGACCAGAGTTGATGATGTTCGTGTAG